In Halorhabdus tiamatea SARL4B, a genomic segment contains:
- the thyX gene encoding FAD-dependent thymidylate synthase has product MDVQLLEATDDPEELICSAARNDYLSSFVGDQSFAEIMDSVGGDDLEEKKETMIHRLLEHGHYGPFEHPHATFAIEGVSRSCMAQITRHRHVTFDIQSMRYVSFDEKEPEPGEAVVEIPGLSDPGLTGRNADFAEEYEGLDDEAVLENRETAYRDALEQSFESYRELLDLGVPAQDARMVLPIGTKVNIVMTLNARMLMHIGDMRAAADAQWEIREMTEDILDLAAEWAPITFEYYDEHMKDRKNRLAP; this is encoded by the coding sequence ATGGACGTTCAGTTGCTCGAAGCCACCGACGATCCCGAGGAACTCATCTGTTCGGCCGCGCGCAACGACTACCTTTCTTCGTTCGTCGGCGACCAGTCCTTCGCGGAGATCATGGACTCGGTCGGCGGTGACGACCTCGAGGAAAAGAAAGAGACGATGATCCACCGACTGCTCGAGCACGGCCACTACGGCCCCTTCGAGCACCCTCACGCCACTTTCGCCATCGAGGGCGTCAGCCGGTCGTGTATGGCCCAGATCACCCGCCACCGCCACGTCACCTTCGACATTCAGTCGATGCGGTACGTCTCCTTCGACGAGAAGGAACCCGAGCCGGGCGAGGCAGTCGTCGAGATTCCGGGGCTCTCCGATCCGGGACTGACCGGTCGCAACGCCGATTTCGCCGAGGAATACGAAGGCCTTGACGACGAGGCTGTCCTCGAGAATCGGGAGACGGCCTACCGGGACGCACTCGAACAGTCCTTCGAATCCTACCGCGAACTCCTCGACCTCGGTGTGCCGGCCCAGGACGCCCGGATGGTGCTGCCGATCGGCACGAAAGTCAACATCGTGATGACGCTGAATGCCCGGATGTTGATGCACATCGGCGACATGCGGGCGGCCGCCGACGCCCAGTGGGAGATCCGCGAGATGACCGAGGACATCCTGGATCTCGCCGCGGAGTGGGCCCCGATCACCTTCGAATACTACGACGAGCACATGAAAGACCGCAAGAACCGACTCGCTCCCTGA
- a CDS encoding acetate and sugar kinases/Hsc70/actin family protein has product MSDDDTDEESPPEGEATADESAGTDAAETMPVGVKLGSTRTVVSYPGDDGDMETVRILTCLATYEDALTGEERVLYGEEAAEEYPDRVQFMLRSGLPEDEDGAALTERFFESLVGANDIPEDSGVVYAIPTIDNEAGLANLRSVVENSAIGGAFIESYPESLCGAIPAFGDDLEAINEIFLAINMGSTNLEASAYRRGEQLAPFTTGAVTGNEVDRQITNYVEAETQGRVNIDTQTAREYKEEHADFENFEPFTDVIQQPGGGSHEFTIERSVMDAVDEYVDDVVEEFANTFLPELANDHMKVYQLALDRPIVLTGGMACIPGIVDEFAERASEALDRDVEVIAPENPDLAATVGAQRIAARLADST; this is encoded by the coding sequence ATGAGTGACGACGACACTGACGAAGAGTCCCCACCAGAGGGCGAGGCTACAGCAGACGAATCGGCTGGCACCGACGCCGCCGAGACGATGCCCGTGGGAGTCAAGCTCGGGAGCACCCGGACTGTCGTCTCCTATCCCGGCGACGACGGCGACATGGAGACCGTTCGGATCCTGACCTGTCTGGCGACTTACGAGGACGCACTCACCGGCGAAGAACGGGTCCTCTACGGCGAGGAGGCCGCCGAGGAGTACCCCGACCGCGTCCAGTTCATGCTCCGTTCCGGACTGCCCGAGGACGAGGACGGCGCGGCACTGACCGAGCGATTCTTCGAGTCGCTCGTCGGGGCAAACGATATCCCCGAAGACAGCGGCGTCGTCTACGCGATTCCGACGATCGACAACGAGGCCGGGCTGGCCAACCTCCGGTCGGTCGTCGAGAACAGCGCCATCGGCGGGGCCTTCATCGAGAGCTACCCCGAGTCGCTGTGTGGCGCGATCCCCGCGTTCGGCGACGACCTGGAAGCGATCAACGAGATCTTTCTCGCGATCAACATGGGCTCGACGAACCTCGAAGCCTCCGCTTACCGGCGTGGCGAGCAACTCGCGCCGTTCACCACCGGTGCGGTGACGGGCAACGAGGTCGACAGACAGATCACCAACTACGTCGAGGCCGAAACCCAGGGACGGGTCAACATCGACACCCAGACCGCCCGCGAATACAAGGAGGAGCACGCCGACTTCGAGAACTTCGAGCCGTTCACGGACGTCATCCAGCAACCGGGCGGGGGCTCACACGAGTTCACGATCGAACGCAGCGTCATGGACGCTGTCGACGAGTACGTCGACGACGTGGTCGAGGAGTTCGCCAACACGTTCCTGCCCGAACTCGCCAACGACCACATGAAAGTCTACCAGCTCGCCCTCGATCGCCCGATCGTCCTGACCGGCGGGATGGCCTGCATTCCCGGCATCGTCGACGAGTTCGCCGAGCGAGCCAGCGAGGCGCTCGACCGTGACGTCGAGGTCATCGCCCCCGAGAACCCGGACCTGGCCGCGACTGTCGGCGCACAGCGCATCGCCGCGCGACTCGCCGACTCTACGTAG
- a CDS encoding DUF5788 family protein — MDDTRDDEPLSDRRREELLERVQRKSATVGQQLPQAVEIQGTEMNLKEFVWETKRQGTVPPELRDRVRKVRAKLTAERKERKQRLESADLTAKEAEDLAQSIVGIDRAISALKNLHEPNLADSARQADVESSRRWVSFLDSILD; from the coding sequence ATGGACGACACCAGGGACGACGAACCACTCAGCGACCGGCGGCGCGAGGAGTTGCTGGAGCGCGTCCAGCGCAAGAGCGCTACGGTCGGCCAGCAGTTGCCCCAAGCGGTCGAAATCCAGGGAACGGAGATGAACTTAAAGGAATTCGTCTGGGAGACCAAACGCCAGGGGACCGTCCCGCCGGAGTTGCGCGACCGGGTGCGGAAAGTGCGGGCGAAACTCACCGCCGAGCGCAAGGAGCGCAAGCAACGACTCGAGTCGGCCGACCTGACCGCGAAGGAAGCCGAGGACCTCGCTCAGTCCATCGTCGGGATCGACCGGGCGATATCGGCACTCAAGAACCTCCACGAGCCGAACCTCGCAGACAGCGCTCGACAGGCCGACGTCGAGAGCTCGCGGCGGTGGGTCTCGTTTCTGGACTCCATTCTGGATTGA